One window from the genome of Ignavibacteria bacterium encodes:
- a CDS encoding carboxylate-amine ligase produces the protein MSEKKLFTLGIEEEFQIVDPETRELRSHINQILEQGKRVLLEQVKPEMHQSVVEVGTNICENITAARKEVIQLRSTLAQLAKESGLRIAAAGTHPFSHWSKQKITEHPRYKTIVDDMQDVARANLIFGLHVHVGLPNREIAINIMNAARYFLPHLLAFSTNSPFWLGRNTGFKSYRTKIFERFPRTGIPDHFVSLSEYDNYISWLIKLNCIDNPKKIWWDVRIHPFFDTIEYRVFDLPMRVDETIALAATAQAITAKLYKLIKANLGFRLYRRILLNENKWRAARYGIQGKLIDLGKQEEVDAKLLMMELIEFVDDVVDELDCRNDVNYLMNIAAMGTGADRQLDVWNKTQDVKKVVDYIISETHIGLQ, from the coding sequence ATGTCAGAAAAAAAATTATTCACACTCGGAATAGAAGAAGAATTTCAAATCGTTGATCCGGAAACGCGAGAATTGCGTTCCCACATCAATCAAATTCTCGAACAAGGAAAACGTGTGCTTTTGGAACAAGTAAAACCGGAAATGCATCAATCCGTCGTTGAAGTTGGAACAAACATTTGCGAAAACATTACAGCCGCTCGCAAAGAAGTAATTCAACTTCGAAGTACACTTGCACAACTTGCAAAAGAAAGCGGATTACGCATAGCGGCGGCAGGAACACATCCTTTTTCTCATTGGTCAAAACAAAAAATTACTGAACATCCGCGTTACAAAACTATTGTAGATGATATGCAGGATGTCGCGCGCGCAAATTTAATTTTCGGACTTCATGTTCACGTTGGGCTTCCAAATCGCGAAATTGCCATTAACATTATGAATGCCGCGCGTTATTTTCTTCCGCACCTTCTCGCATTTTCTACGAACTCTCCTTTTTGGCTCGGAAGAAATACAGGATTTAAATCGTATCGCACAAAAATTTTCGAACGATTTCCGCGTACAGGAATTCCCGACCATTTTGTGAGTCTTTCGGAATACGATAATTATATCAGTTGGCTCATCAAATTGAACTGTATTGACAATCCTAAAAAAATTTGGTGGGATGTGCGCATTCATCCGTTTTTTGATACCATTGAATATCGCGTCTTCGATTTACCAATGCGCGTTGATGAAACTATTGCTCTTGCGGCAACTGCTCAGGCAATCACAGCAAAATTATACAAACTCATCAAAGCAAATCTCGGTTTTCGTTTATACCGAAGAATTTTACTCAATGAAAATAAATGGCGCGCCGCTCGATATGGTATCCAAGGAAAACTTATTGATTTGGGAAAGCAAGAAGAAGTGGATGCAAAATTATTGATGATGGAACTGATTGAATTTGTTGACGATGTGGTTGACGAACTTGATTGCCGCAACGATGTGAATTACCTCATGAACATCGCCGCAATGGGAACCGGCGCCGATAGACAACTTGATGTGTGGAACAAAACACAAGATGTCAAAAAAGTTGTTGATTATATTATTTCAGAAACACACATTGGTTTACAATAA